In Runella sp. SP2, the genomic window AGTGCTTGCCAACCAATATCGACAAGCCATTGCTGACTAGCAAAAGTACGACCTATTTTGTTGCCAATGAGGTCAGAGAGGCGCTTTTTATTCCAGGGGTCATAGTTGATGACCGATTGGGAGGGACTCAAATCTTCCAAAATGTGCATGGATGCTTTGGTAAAAGCATCACGATATTCGGTCAGACGGAAAGCATTTTCTCCTCCGTAAAAACGGTGCAAAGGGTGTTTTTTTAAAAATTTTTGCTTGTCTTTTTCGCCTTTGATGACGTGGTCGCGTGTTGTAAAAAGTAGCCCTTTTGGTAGAAGTACCCGAGCGGCTTCTGCCAAAAATTTGGGTAAGTGATGGGCATGGTGCATGACTTGACGACCATAAACGATGTCAAATGTTTGATTCTCAAATGGTAATTCTTCGCCAAAAGCTTCGATAATTTGGACATTTGATAATTCATATATACCAACCAACGTTTTGATAGCCCCACTTCCTACCATTGGACTTGGGTCAGGCTCAAGGGCAACGACCCGAAACCCTTCGAGCGCAAAAGCAATACT contains:
- a CDS encoding class I SAM-dependent methyltransferase translates to MTWHETIEYIQSDPQFTEIVANTYILPDLGVNVERFRQSAEFQETLRLIRHYCHLPNPYLLDIGAGNGIASIAFALEGFRVVALEPDPSPMVGSGAIKTLVGIYELSNVQIIEAFGEELPFENQTFDIVYGRQVMHHAHHLPKFLAEAARVLLPKGLLFTTRDHVIKGEKDKQKFLKKHPLHRFYGGENAFRLTEYRDAFTKASMHILEDLSPSQSVINYDPWNKKRLSDLIGNKIGRTFASQQWLVDIGWQALMFRQEHLSGKLYSFIARKE